A genomic region of Barnesiella viscericola DSM 18177 contains the following coding sequences:
- a CDS encoding peptidylprolyl isomerase gives MFTRPVLVWIVLFSACLFTACRNGLQGGGEALVQVGDKTLSRQELLDAMPEGLSPADSAEFADKYIRSWIDDELLYRVAQKNIPDMERIDALVEKYKRDLVIFEYRKRLLSERVDKEFDEQELADYYEKNSDKFRLREAILKGLFVKVPETAPNIAQLKKWYCSTKPDGVEKIEKYALKNVVIYDYFYDRWIPFEEVVNNIPYEFGKPETFLKTHPKLEFNKNGYWYLLNITEYRVAGEVMPYDFAKPQIQEILANSSRLAFNRELEESLYNDAEKSGEIKWLYKQDDPEKNDSIK, from the coding sequence ATGTTCACAAGACCGGTACTTGTATGGATTGTCCTGTTTTCGGCATGCCTTTTCACGGCGTGCCGAAATGGGTTACAGGGAGGCGGAGAGGCGTTGGTGCAGGTGGGCGACAAGACCTTGTCGCGTCAGGAGCTGCTCGACGCCATGCCCGAGGGGCTCTCGCCGGCCGACAGTGCCGAGTTTGCCGACAAGTACATACGCAGTTGGATTGACGACGAACTGCTCTACCGGGTGGCACAGAAAAACATTCCCGACATGGAGCGTATCGATGCGCTGGTCGAGAAATACAAGCGCGACCTGGTCATCTTCGAGTACCGCAAGCGGCTGCTCAGCGAGCGGGTGGACAAGGAGTTCGACGAGCAGGAGTTGGCCGACTATTACGAGAAGAACTCCGACAAGTTCCGGTTGCGCGAAGCCATTCTCAAAGGCCTTTTTGTGAAAGTTCCCGAGACGGCCCCCAACATTGCACAACTGAAAAAGTGGTACTGCTCGACCAAACCCGACGGGGTGGAGAAAATCGAAAAGTATGCCTTGAAAAATGTGGTTATCTACGACTATTTCTACGACCGGTGGATTCCCTTTGAAGAGGTTGTGAACAATATCCCCTACGAGTTTGGCAAGCCCGAAACCTTTTTGAAGACACACCCCAAACTCGAATTCAACAAAAACGGGTATTGGTATTTGCTGAATATTACCGAGTACCGTGTGGCGGGCGAGGTCATGCCTTACGATTTTGCCAAGCCGCAGATTCAGGAGATTCTCGCCAACAGCAGCCGCCTCGCCTTCAATCGCGAGTTGGAAGAGAGTCTCTATAACGACGCCGAGAAATCGGGCGAGATAAAGTGGCTGTACAAGCAGGACGACCCTGAAAAAAATGACAGTATAAAATAA